A single Nicotiana tabacum cultivar K326 chromosome 5, ASM71507v2, whole genome shotgun sequence DNA region contains:
- the LOC142181060 gene encoding uncharacterized protein LOC142181060, with product MDEGWITVLGKSATRATKARQNKEQEVAGKKETQSLTNNTNYDEPEEVDEQLIHGQIRIISKAFTFGFSAIYGLHTIKDRLSMWRKLRQIHSLQQGPWLAIGDYNVVLQAQDRQHGTEVRAMETRDFKEYMLDTGMHELQYVGRNYTWTNNHTYSRIDRGLVNAAWMMIMPNMKVQVLEPLVSDHSPLKLMTTQVQGKKNRPFRFFNCIADHHQFIQKMEQAWEGRNTFGMMQLVWNKLKKVKEAIKKINTQHYKGVDERIKGIRKELQLVQEEMSSNLQKLELIEKEKTLKEDLEKWVLIKESIYRQRSRVQWLKLGDSNLAYFFAQINNRSNLNGIQILTNDMGNQLVLEEDIEEEIMGYYKKLLGSRADNLPVINTNDMIMGVILNREQLL from the exons ATGGATGAAGGGTGGATTACAGTACTTGGAAAATCAGCAACAAGGGCAACTAAGGCCAGACAAAATAAAGAGCAGGAAGTTGCAGGAAAGAAAGAGACCCAAAGCTTGACGAACAATACAAATTATGATGAACCAG AAGAAGTTGATGAGCAGTTGATACATGGTCAGATTAGAATCATATCAAAGGCATTCACATTTGGGTTTTCGGCAATATATGGATTACATACTATCAAAGATAGACTAAGTATGTGGAGGAAGTTGAGACAGATACATAGTTTACAACAAGGGCCCTGGTTAGCAATAGGGGATTATAATGTTGTTCTTCAGGCACAGGACAGACAACATGGTACTGAGGTACGAGCAATGGAAACAAGAGATTTTAAGGAATATATGCTTGATACAGGGATGCATGAATTACAATATGTGGGAAGGAATTATACATGGACTAACAATCACACTTATAGTAGAATAGATAGGGGATTAGTAAATGCAGCCTGGATGATGATAATGCCTAATATGAAAGTACAAGTCTTAGAGCCATTAGTGTCTGATCATTCACCATTAAAGCTAATGACAACACAAGTGCAGGGGAAGAAGAATAGACCATTCAGATTCTTCAATTGTATAGCTGATCATCATCAATTCATACAGAAAATGGAACAAGCCTGGGAAGGAAGGAATACTTTTGGTATGATGCAATTAGTATGGAATAAGCTCAAGAAGGTAAAGGAGGCTATTAAAAAGATTAACACACAGCATTACAAAGGAGTTGATGAGAGAATTAAAGGGATCAGGAAAGAGCTTCAGTTAGTACAGGAAGAAATGAGTTCCAATCTACAGAAGCTAGAGCTAATTGAGAAGGAAAAAACATTGAAGGAGGATCTAGAAAAATGGGTACTGATTAAGGAAAGCATATATAGACAAAGATCAAGAGTACAATGGTTGAAGCTGGGGGATTCAAACTTGGCTTATTTCTTTGCTCAGATAAACAATAGAAGTAATTTGAATGGAATACAGATACTAACTAATGACATGGGGAACCAGCTAGTGTTGGAGGAAGATATAGAGGAAGAAATCATGGGGTACTACAAGAAGTTATTGGGTTCAAGAGCAGACAATCTTCCAGTTATTAATACAAATGATATGATAATGGGGGTAATATTGAATAGGGAACAACTACTATAG
- the LOC142181061 gene encoding uncharacterized protein LOC142181061: MKAQKTMMEAGFSQDDITNMNSCSVKHIYHRLRGTFEKVSWRKVVCHNGECPIWNFVLTMIAHGRLYTKDRLQRWGVSVDQDCILCNSEKETIQHLFFEFPHANILWSKLLEWKGIDRSVQGWDEELKWAEKWAK, translated from the coding sequence ATGAAGGCACAGAAGACTATGATGGAAGCAGGATTCAGCCAGGATGATATCACAAATATGAACAGCTGTTCTGTCAAACATATTTATCACAGGCTGCGAGGTACGTTTGAGAAAGTAAGTTGGAGGAAGGTAGTATGTCACAATGGTGAATGCCCCATATGGAACTTTGTACTAACTATGATAGCACATGGAAGATTATATACAAAGGATAGATTGCAAAGATGGGGAGTATCAGTTGATCAAGATTGTATCCTGTGCAACAGTGAAAAGGAAACCATACAACACTTATTCTTTGAATTTCCACATGCAAATATACTGTGGAGTAAACTGTTAGAATGGAAAGGCATTGACAGATCAGTACAAGGATGGGATGAGGAGCTAAAGTGGGCAGAGAAATGGGCCAAATAG